The following proteins come from a genomic window of Hypanus sabinus isolate sHypSab1 chromosome 9, sHypSab1.hap1, whole genome shotgun sequence:
- the polr3k gene encoding DNA-directed RNA polymerase III subunit RPC10, with product MLLFCPTCGNVLIVEEGQKCYRFACNTCPYVHNITRKVTNRKYPKLKEVDDVLGGAAAWENVDSTAEPCPKCEHPRAYFMQIQTRSADEPMTTFYKCCNPGCGHRWRD from the exons ATGTTGCTGTTCTGTCCGACGTGTGGGAATGTCCTGATTGTGGAAGAGGGACAGAAGTGTTACCGGTTCGCCTGTAACACCTGTCCTTATGTCCACAACATTACTCGGAAA GTAACCAACAGAAAATATCCCAAGCTGAAAGAAGTTGATGATGTTTTAGGTGGTGCTGCAGCTTGGGAAAACGTTGACTCTACGGCAG AACCATGTCCCAAATGTGAACATCCTCGGGCATATTTCATGCAAATACAAACCAGATCTGCTGATGAACCAATGACCACATTTTATAAGTGCTGTAACCCAGGATGTGGACATCGGTGGAGAGATTAA